The genomic segment ATTTaaacttttctttttatttattatatattgtattatatttttataaaattatatatgccttaattatatatatatatatatatatatatatatatatatataataatatgtgtatatttttttatttaataaagcatttttcttttattcttttttataatatatccatttattaatgttataaaaaatgtttaatATTGTttgaacatttttatattcttttagaTTTTTTCAAGTATTatactcttttttttttttttttttattcatcaTATTGTACATTCTTGTATTTATAGAATCATAAATttactatatattattaatttacttattatttaatttttattttttttatttattttttattttttaggtttttatatttaaaaaaaaaatatttaatatatattaatgattattatatatatatatatatatatatatatatatatttatatatatatgttcatatagaATAGTTtatcaatataatttttatattgtctattttacatatttacatttattacattattgtgttccttatttttatgaatagattttatacaaatttccaatcatatttttaatatcctaaaacatataatgaaataaaacatatagaCAATtagaatatacatatatacatatatatatatatatatatatatatatatatatatatatatgtatgtatcaTTTAGGTTATAAAAAGTATTAgtttattttgaatatatagaTTTGtgactatatattttaatggtTATTAAATGGttcaataatatttataatttcataaGATTTAATAAtgtgaaatattatttattaattaagaaaaaaaaataacaataatataataaataaataatattgtacCATAAGAAATTTTTATGAGACAATATTGTTTACTTTAGAATTGTTAAGCACTttctataattataaaaataataataataataataataatataaaatgttaaaatttttcatattcattttacacatatatttatacatcgATTCAATATATTCATCAGAACTAAGCAAACATGTAAAACATGATACAGATGAATTAAAATATGCTAGTCCAACTTATGATCCCAAGAAAGGTACCAaggttattttttatatgccAGGAAATGAGCAAGGCGTTATACcgaataatatacaaaataaacaaCATGGAACCTCAATATATCCTGCTATTGAATATCCTACTACTAAATATCCTGCTATTGAATATCCTGGTAGTGAAATGAATAATGGGAAAACAGGAACTACTAATTcaggaatatataataaagccCATGGATCTTCTAATGATTATAATGCAAGTAATTCTCAAGATAAAACCATAAATTTACATatagatgaaaataattcaaataattcATATCAACCATATGATTCAAATaatactaataataatactaatagtaataataatagtaataataatagtaataataatagtaataataatagtaataattatagtaataataatagtaatactAATAGTAATACTAATAGTAATactaatagtaataataatactactAATTATGATTTAAACAgtgaatatgaaaaaattagaagaaaagaagaagaagctGCAAGAAGAATAGAAAGAGAAAGAAGAGCAgatataaatagaaaaaatcaAGATAATAATtctaacaaatataataatgaacaaaatggAGGATATGAATCTGATGGAAATTCACCCAATAGTagagtaaatataaatataacaaataatggAACACATGGTAATCcgcataataataattcttatggtcacaaaaataatatgcaTAATACAACTAATGGTAATTATGCTAATGGTAATTATGCTAATGGTAATTATAGTAAAGGTGATTATACTAATGGTGATTATACTAATGGTGATTATACCAACGGAGATTATACTAatggtataaataataatatgcatggtaagaataattataatacagCTAATGGTGAATATGTTAATGGAGCTTATGATGGGTTGAATAATggatcatataaattaattggtaatttaaataataaccaAAATGTAGATAATTCTTATAATCAAGgtaatgaaaatgataaaacaTACACATCCAATTACAATATAAATcttgaagataataaaaattctcCAGATAATAAccaaaattatatatcaaCATTTAACAAAGATATAGGTCCAAATAAATCTGAAAGATCATATTATGATGTGTATGGAAGAGaatatgatgataacaaatataatccatataataaaacaaataatcatAACACAAATCAAAATGGATCGACAACGTATGGGTCCAATGCCAATGGAACATACGGGCCTAATGGAACATATGGATCTAATGGAACATACGAGCCTAATGAATCATATGGACCTAATGGAGCATATGGACCTAATGGAACATATGGACACAATGGAAAGTATGGGTCTAAGGGAACATACGGAAATAATGAAACTCCTTATTATGTGGAACATCCAGAATATGATAATGGAAAATCTATGTCCGATTTTCATGTAAAAGATTCCAAGGATAATATTGGACCTGGGGGAGATTACCCTAATTTGTATCAAAACATATatggaaatgaaaaaaatccAAATATTTTTCCAGGAAGTCCTcgtaatataaatgtatattctGTTCACCATATACCAAATAATGGTGCAAATGGTGGTTTAAATAGTGGTGCAAATGGTGGTTTAAATAATGGTGCAAATGATGGTTTAAATAATGGTGCAAATGGTGGTTTAAATAATGGTGCAAATGGTGGTTTAAATAATGGTGCAAATGGTGGTTTAAATAATGGTATGAACAATGGTATGAATAATGGTATGAATAATGGTATGAATAATGGTATGAATAATGGTATGAATAATGGTATGAATAATGGTACAAATGGTGGTTTAAATAATGGTATGAATAATGGTATGAATAATGGTATGAATAATGGTATGAATAATGGTATACATGATGACTTATATAATAGTGAAAACAGTACTTTTAATAACGGTCTGAATAATTCAGGAAGAACTGGATTAAATAATGCATATCCTCATAATGGTATGCTTAATAATGGAACCGAATATAATGTACATTATGGAAACAGTGATTCTAATAATACGAATGACAGTATGCTAAATGAAAACTATTATAGTGATAGTGACTATGATGATCACACCCCAGGGAACAAAAAGAAAGTATATAAAAGTGTAGCTGAAAGGAATAAAAAATCTGCTTCTCAAGATAGTTTAGGAGCAGGATTTAGTGATAGTGATAGCGATAGTGAATACGAAGTAGTAGAtggggaaaataaaaaatacaaaaagaagaataaggaaaataatgaaaaagataaatatgaaaataattggGATtccaataattataattctgATAATGAAATTAAAGATGGTTATTTAAGTGAATCTGAAAGAGAATATGCAAGAAATAAAGCGAATGAAATTGAAGATAAAATGAAGAAAGGAGAATATTCTCGAAAGTATAAAAATAGTAAATCGAATGAATCCGGATATGCTTCAAAACAAACATCCGATTCAGATGATTCTGATATTGAAGCAAATGCATTTTATGTAGATAATGGACAAGAAatgttaataaaagaaaaagaacatTATTCAAGTGATTCAGAACATCATAAGGAAGAATCTGCTTCTATTGGAAatttaaatgtattttttcctgctgaaaattatcatttttcaACGTATATGGGATTTGATAGAAGATCGTTTTTACCCTCTAATGAAATTGAATTAGAAAAAATGATTGGAGCGAACTTTTCAAATGAAGTTAAAAATTATTGTAGCCGTCAAAATGTTGCACAAAAAATAGGAGACTATCTGAATATATCATTTGAATATTCTAGAGCATTAGAAGAATTAAGATCTGAAATGATCCTAGATTTTAATAAACGTAAACATTTAACAAATAATACTGATGACACAATTTTACACATGATAGAAAATGcagagaaaagaaaaaatgatcctaattataaagaagcgtatgaaaataaagattATGCAAATAATGCTAATATCTTTATGAATGAATATAGTAATCCATTAagtacaaaatataataaaatattaaaagaatatctttgtcatttatttgttaataaTCCAGGTACTAAACCATTAGAgagattatattataatagttTAGCATTAGGAGAACTTGTTGAACcaataagaaataaatttaaaagttTAGCATCATCCACAATTGATTTTAATTATGAAATTCATATGGCTTCGGcatctaatatatatttacttgcACATTTCTTAGTATTATCCTTGGCATATCTttcatataatgaatattttacGACAGGAACCAAATCATTTTATTCATTACCAACCATACTTACAGCTAATTCTGATAATAGTTTTTTCATGTTAAATGAAATGTGtaatattcattataatcCCAATAAAAATTTCAAAAAAGATATAACGTTTATACCTATTGAATCAAGGCCTAAAAGAACTACAACATTTTATGGTGAGAGAAGATTAACATGTGATTTATTGGAATTAGTATTAAATGCTATTAtgttaattaatattaatgaaataaacaatgtattttctaataataatgtagatGGATATGAAAATTCCTTATCTTTTTCACATAATGCTATTAGAATATTTTCGAAAGTATGTcctaaaattaataatgacAATGTATTAAAATGTGAATTTGAAGAATCAAGTTTATATAATCCTAAAATTATTAAGAATGATACATCAGAAAAATCGAgtcaaaaaaatttaaaaaaagcaTTTGATTTATTAAGAACTTATGCTGAAATAGAAGGCCATTCAGCTGAAGGTAGCACAAGTCCATATTATGTAAGTCTAATATTAGAtgatatgaaatataatgatttttataaatatacactTTGGTATGAACCTAGAGAATTAATATATGGTGATATCAGAGGTAtgcaaatgaaaaaaaagaagaaaacaaaatatatatataacgattttatgaaaaagagTACccaattaaaaaagaaattaataaaaaatgatttgaaatataatttaaagaGTAAAGGATtagtatttttatatgcaATGATTGATAAATATGGaagtatattaaataaaagtcAAAAAGCAAAAGTTCAATTTTTAAATAGTACTTCATCTATAcgttattatctatatttaaaCAAAGTAATATTCAAGTCAGCAAAAACCTATTTAGATATTATGAAAAGAGTATTAGAAGAATTACAAACGTCTACCAATACACCATTGAAATTCCTTGTTAGAGGaaattatatagaaaatataaataatattgctagaaatgataatatgttTTATGCAAACTTATTTGTATTAACAGCATTATCCAGAAGAGATCCAGTAaaagattattataatgataaaaggAAAATGTTGTCTGCTACATTAGCTGAGAAATTTGCTAATTCTACATCTATGTTAATACCGCACAAACTTAGAAAATTAGTTGTATCTATGAAAAAGGGACtgttaaaaaagaaattactTACATCATTGGCCAAGGTAAAATTATTACAACATATACCTGCGCACATGTTAGAAAATATCACATCAAGTATACGTTTCACAACTCATACCATAGCAACAATGCAAATTATACAAAATGCTAAATATATGTCCAAGCACAATTTTTCTCAGTATGATAGTAAGGGTATGTTAGCTAGACAAATATTCACAAAGGGTGGTTTTGCAGAATATGCAGATAATTTAATGGCAAAATGGTTTTCTAAAGGTtttgaagaatataaaagaGAACAAATTGAAAATTTCAAAATGGAAAATTCCATTGATTCTGAATTAAAAGATTCCGAAAGAGAAGATGAAAATGATAGTTCAGAAGAAAGTGCcaagaaaaaattacaagATCTTCAATTAgaagaaagagaaaaaatgaaaaaagagaacagtttattatttaatcaaAGTGATAAATGGGatcaatttataaataaggaACTTGTAAGAGCATTAGGTTTATGGTTAGAATTTAATGATAATCCAACTAATGCATCTTCGTTTGTTTATAAAGTAGTAGAAGATAGTAAACATTTATTAGAAAATAacatagataataatattattttttcaagaACAGTAAAACCAACTAAACAAACAGCTTTCAGAAGAttctttaataaaatattatctcTTGGAAATATGCTTTTAAGAAAGCCTAGTTTTAGAGTAGAACATGCATTATGGTTTGGTGCAActatagatataaaaaaagcatttatattattagaaaaagTAAGTGAATTACATAAAATGTTAAATAATCAGGATGAATCATGGTTAATTAATGAAGCTTTTATAGAAATTGTTGATCATGTCGTAGATTTAAGTACATATAAACATGTACGAGAACCATTTGGTGTTGCAAGAAATCCTGGAATGATGGCAATAAATCCTAAATATGCAGAATTATCTCATGAAAATCGACTTAGAGAATTACAAAATTCTATGTGTGCTGATCATTGTTCTTCTGTATGGAAAGTTATATCTTCTTTTGCATTACACCATTTAAAGAATCCTGATAGTTTACATACATATGAAAGCAAGTTTTCTAAAAATTCTTTTGGTAACAAAATTGATGATAAAGattttgttcataattttaaGATGATACTAGGAGGAGATGCAGttttacattattttgataatttatTACCAAAAACAATGAAAAAGGATTTGAAAGCAATGAAATATGGTGTATCATTAACATCTGCATATTCACTCAAATTAactaaaattatttttagtCAAATGCAATTACCTTACTTAAGtcaaatgttttatatgCAAGCTCCATATTTTGGTCATTTTATAGGAAAAtggcaaaaaaaaagacaacaAAGCAGACTTAAAGAAATCATGTCTTTTATGACTCTTGGAAGTTTATCTGCTTATACACTTTTTAGTGCTATGGATATAACACAACAAGCTAAAGATATAGGTGCAGGACCAGTAGCTAGCTGTTTTACAACTAGAATGTCTCCTCCACAACAAATATGTTTAAATTCAGTTGTTAATACGGCATTATCTACTTCCACTCAATCGGCTATGAAATGTGTTTTCTCTGTTGGTCTCTTTGCATCTATAGGGCCATACTTATTTGCTCCTATGGCAGGTTTAGCTGTatggaatatattaaaatctGAATTCAAGGTTTTACAAAGAATAGATATGGcattaaaaaatgttttcAAAAATATGTGGAATAAATTCTTATCCCTAAAAGGAATTAGTAAATTAAGAGGTATTTTTAAGAGAAAGAAAgctatgaaaaaaaaaattatagaaaatGCCACACGCAAGATGAATGACATGAAGAACAACCCAGAAAAGGCCAAGGCTCATAAAATGGcactaaaaaaaattaataactaTTCTAAAGGAAGCTACCATTACATATCATACGcgaaaataagaatataaataaaaacaaacaaaaaaacaaataaataaataaatatatatatatatatattataatttgtaaTAATTTCATAACCTTTTctgttattttcattttatatgattatgcCCAGAatgaaaacaataataaataatacatacctatatatatatatatatatatatatatatatatatatagttgtaaaacttttcattccttttgatttttataagtttttaatttgttgtttttttcttttttttttttcgcctttttcctcattttttcttttataattaataaaaattttccttttttttttttcttttttgttttttttttgttttttttttgttttttttttttttaaatgaatatgatttttgttcttttaaaTGTTAagcacataatatatatatatatatatatatatgtggatacataaatatgtattattataacttatattaaaaacaataaaataatttaaaaataaaaagaaaaagaaaataaaaaatattaagtgGATTCCGTTTTTTAGATGGAAatgcaaaataaaaataatatataataatacatatatcattattatatttttttattttttattttttattttttattttttattttatttttttttttttatgtagaaagattaatattaatataataattttccttttttttaatttttctgtttttcttcttttttctattttgtattataaataattttataatgtttatatagTTTTGTTCATAAAGTATATCGTCCTTCTtcttttgtatataaaaaataaggaacAAAATGAATGAAAC from the Plasmodium falciparum 3D7 genome assembly, chromosome: 14 genome contains:
- a CDS encoding rhoptry neck protein 2, encoding MLKFFIFILHIYLYIDSIYSSELSKHVKHDTDELKYASPTYDPKKGTKVIFYMPGNEQGVIPNNIQNKQHGTSIYPAIEYPTTKYPAIEYPGSEMNNGKTGTTNSGIYNKAHGSSNDYNASNSQDKTINLHIDENNSNNSYQPYDSNNTNNNTNSNNNSNNNSNNNSNNNSNNYSNNNSNTNSNTNSNTNSNNNTTNYDLNSEYEKIRRKEEEAARRIERERRADINRKNQDNNSNKYNNEQNGGYESDGNSPNSRVNINITNNGTHGNPHNNNSYGHKNNMHNTTNGNYANGNYANGNYSKGDYTNGDYTNGDYTNGDYTNGINNNMHGKNNYNTANGEYVNGAYDGLNNGSYKLIGNLNNNQNVDNSYNQGNENDKTYTSNYNINLEDNKNSPDNNQNYISTFNKDIGPNKSERSYYDVYGREYDDNKYNPYNKTNNHNTNQNGSTTYGSNANGTYGPNGTYGSNGTYEPNESYGPNGAYGPNGTYGHNGKYGSKGTYGNNETPYYVEHPEYDNGKSMSDFHVKDSKDNIGPGGDYPNLYQNIYGNEKNPNIFPGSPRNINVYSVHHIPNNGANGGLNSGANGGLNNGANDGLNNGANGGLNNGANGGLNNGANGGLNNGMNNGMNNGMNNGMNNGMNNGMNNGMNNGTNGGLNNGMNNGMNNGMNNGMNNGIHDDLYNSENSTFNNGLNNSGRTGLNNAYPHNGMLNNGTEYNVHYGNSDSNNTNDSMLNENYYSDSDYDDHTPGNKKKVYKSVAERNKKSASQDSLGAGFSDSDSDSEYEVVDGENKKYKKKNKENNEKDKYENNWDSNNYNSDNEIKDGYLSESEREYARNKANEIEDKMKKGEYSRKYKNSKSNESGYASKQTSDSDDSDIEANAFYVDNGQEMLIKEKEHYSSDSEHHKEESASIGNLNVFFPAENYHFSTYMGFDRRSFLPSNEIELEKMIGANFSNEVKNYCSRQNVAQKIGDYLNISFEYSRALEELRSEMILDFNKRKHLTNNTDDTILHMIENAEKRKNDPNYKEAYENKDYANNANIFMNEYSNPLSTKYNKILKEYLCHLFVNNPGTKPLERLYYNSLALGELVEPIRNKFKSLASSTIDFNYEIHMASASNIYLLAHFLVLSLAYLSYNEYFTTGTKSFYSLPTILTANSDNSFFMLNEMCNIHYNPNKNFKKDITFIPIESRPKRTTTFYGERRLTCDLLELVLNAIMLININEINNVFSNNNVDGYENSLSFSHNAIRIFSKVCPKINNDNVLKCEFEESSLYNPKIIKNDTSEKSSQKNLKKAFDLLRTYAEIEGHSAEGSTSPYYVSLILDDMKYNDFYKYTLWYEPRELIYGDIRGMQMKKKKKTKYIYNDFMKKSTQLKKKLIKNDLKYNLKSKGLVFLYAMIDKYGSILNKSQKAKVQFLNSTSSIRYYLYLNKVIFKSAKTYLDIMKRVLEELQTSTNTPLKFLVRGNYIENINNIARNDNMFYANLFVLTALSRRDPVKDYYNDKRKMLSATLAEKFANSTSMLIPHKLRKLVVSMKKGLLKKKLLTSLAKVKLLQHIPAHMLENITSSIRFTTHTIATMQIIQNAKYMSKHNFSQYDSKGMLARQIFTKGGFAEYADNLMAKWFSKGFEEYKREQIENFKMENSIDSELKDSEREDENDSSEESAKKKLQDLQLEEREKMKKENSLLFNQSDKWDQFINKELVRALGLWLEFNDNPTNASSFVYKVVEDSKHLLENNIDNNIIFSRTVKPTKQTAFRRFFNKILSLGNMLLRKPSFRVEHALWFGATIDIKKAFILLEKVSELHKMLNNQDESWLINEAFIEIVDHVVDLSTYKHVREPFGVARNPGMMAINPKYAELSHENRLRELQNSMCADHCSSVWKVISSFALHHLKNPDSLHTYESKFSKNSFGNKIDDKDFVHNFKMILGGDAVLHYFDNLLPKTMKKDLKAMKYGVSLTSAYSLKLTKIIFSQMQLPYLSQMFYMQAPYFGHFIGKWQKKRQQSRLKEIMSFMTLGSLSAYTLFSAMDITQQAKDIGAGPVASCFTTRMSPPQQICLNSVVNTALSTSTQSAMKCVFSVGLFASIGPYLFAPMAGLAVWNILKSEFKVLQRIDMALKNVFKNMWNKFLSLKGISKLRGIFKRKKAMKKKIIENATRKMNDMKNNPEKAKAHKMALKKINNYSKGSYHYISYAKIRI